A single genomic interval of Pangasianodon hypophthalmus isolate fPanHyp1 chromosome 8, fPanHyp1.pri, whole genome shotgun sequence harbors:
- the fxn gene encoding frataxin, mitochondrial, whose translation MSRLTNKARGVCVCFLTSGWKCPQRVSTSSSLASGGRRKEVKAGCGFYSTNSARPEFNPAASWATRAWTDVAHGHVQRRGLYLTVPLAEENALQSRELPEAIYEKLADETLDALAEYFEDLTDESFTAPDYDVVFSSGVLTVKVGADHGTYVINKQTPNRQIWLSSPISGPKRYDWTGERWVYAHDGMALHNLLSKELSAIFQSNMDLSHLLHS comes from the exons ATGTCAAGGTTAACAAATAAAGctcgcggtgtgtgtgtgtgtttcctgacgAGTGGGTGGAAATGTCCTCAGCGTGTGTCCACATCATCTTCACTCGCCTCTGGAGGGAGGAGAAAAGAAGTAAAG GCAGGATGTGGATTTTATAGCACTAACTCAGCAAGGCCAGAGTTTAATCCAGCTGCTTCATGGGCCACCAGAGCT TGGACGGATGTTGCACATGGACACGTACAAAGAAGAGGACTTTACTTGACCGTTCCCCTTGCAGAAGAAAACGCACTTCAGTCCAG GGAGCTGCCAGAAGCCATCTACGAGAAGCTGGCCGATGAGACGCTGGATGCACTAGCAGAATATTTTGAGGATCTCACTGATGAGAGCTTCACTGCGCCTGACTATGACGTGGTGTTTTCT AGTGGTGTCCTGACTGTGAAAGTAGGAGCTGATCATGGCACTTACGTCATCAATAAACAAACACCCAACAGACAGATTTGGCTCTCCTCTCCTATAAG tggGCCGAAACGTTACGATTGGACAGGAGAGCGCTGGGTGTACGCTCACGATGGCATGGCCTTGCACAATCTGCTCTCTAAAGAGTTATCTGCCATCTTTCAATCAAATATGGACCTGTCACATCTCCTCCATTCTTGA